One Streptomyces hundungensis DNA segment encodes these proteins:
- a CDS encoding FAD-dependent monooxygenase — MSVDDSEQERTIRTGEHATRVRGPKVLVAGASIAGPALAHWLRRRGAEATVVERAPELRPGGQAVDARGVAREVIRRMGLDATVRAACTDTAGAHTVDADGKVLETFRADDDGGDGFIADIEILRGDLSQVLYDDTRDGVEYVFGDRIAELAQDADGVDVLFAGGDRRHFDLVIGADGLHSELRAMVFGPHERFLHHLGHMLAFYSVPNEFGLDRWLLEYQDHESGRSALLRPIQDAARAMAMFYLPSPDFDVDHRDVAAQKRLLRERMAGLGWLVPDILAHLDDTPDFYLDQVAQVVMDRWSSGRVALLGDAAFSSSPMSGQGTGLALVGAYVLAGELAAADWDPEAGFARYEARMRSFVEANQEIGRMNARSRDVPGADAEPQPDFTSAWFTDLVGRAINGVELPEYGGLPDSATSAGSPIPSSNKP; from the coding sequence ATGAGCGTCGACGACTCCGAGCAGGAGCGCACCATCCGGACCGGCGAACACGCGACGCGGGTGAGGGGCCCCAAGGTGTTGGTGGCGGGGGCCAGCATCGCGGGCCCCGCGCTGGCCCACTGGCTGCGCCGACGCGGGGCCGAGGCCACCGTGGTGGAGCGGGCTCCTGAGCTGCGGCCCGGCGGTCAGGCGGTGGACGCGCGCGGGGTCGCCAGGGAGGTCATCCGACGCATGGGGCTCGACGCGACAGTGCGCGCGGCATGCACCGACACCGCCGGAGCGCACACCGTGGACGCGGACGGGAAGGTGTTGGAGACCTTCCGCGCGGACGACGACGGCGGCGACGGATTCATCGCGGACATCGAGATCTTGCGCGGAGACCTGTCCCAAGTGCTCTACGACGACACCCGCGACGGCGTCGAGTACGTCTTCGGCGACCGGATCGCCGAGCTGGCCCAGGACGCGGACGGGGTCGACGTGCTCTTCGCGGGCGGCGACCGGCGGCACTTCGACCTGGTGATCGGGGCCGACGGGCTGCACTCCGAACTGCGGGCGATGGTCTTCGGTCCGCATGAGCGGTTCCTGCACCACCTCGGCCACATGCTGGCCTTCTACAGTGTGCCCAATGAGTTCGGACTGGACCGCTGGCTGCTTGAGTACCAGGATCACGAGTCCGGACGTTCGGCCCTCCTGCGGCCGATCCAGGACGCCGCCCGGGCGATGGCCATGTTCTACCTCCCGTCGCCCGACTTCGACGTCGACCACCGTGACGTCGCGGCCCAGAAGCGCCTGCTGCGTGAGCGGATGGCGGGTCTGGGCTGGCTGGTCCCGGACATCCTCGCGCACCTGGACGACACCCCGGACTTCTACCTCGACCAGGTCGCCCAGGTGGTGATGGACCGCTGGTCGAGCGGCCGGGTGGCGCTGCTCGGGGACGCGGCATTCAGCTCGTCGCCCATGTCCGGCCAGGGCACCGGGTTGGCGCTGGTCGGCGCCTACGTGCTGGCCGGGGAGCTGGCCGCCGCCGACTGGGATCCCGAGGCGGGGTTCGCCCGCTACGAGGCGCGGATGCGCTCGTTCGTCGAGGCCAACCAGGAGATCGGCCGTATGAACGCCCGCAGCCGCGACGTCCCGGGGGCGGACGCCGAACCGCAGCCCGATTTCACCAGCGCATGGTTCACCGATCTGGTCGGGCGCGCGATCAACGGCGTCGAGCTGCCGGAATACGGGGGGTTGCCTGACTCCGCGACCTCGGCCGGATCGCCGATCCCCTCCTCGAACAAGCCGTAG
- a CDS encoding molybdopterin-dependent oxidoreductase, which yields MKILSRGVRLPLAAVSGLLAGLAALAVAELVSAAVRPEAGPVIAVGGAAIDRTPPAVKDWAIQHFGTNDKFVLQLGILVVLGLLALALGVVALRYRRVGAAGVLAFGVVGALAATGRADSTSAADALPSVIGALVAAALLYFLMGRLASLPAASAAVGDGIDGREPAGWDRRGFVIAASAAAAASAGAGLLGRSLNGSRGQDAVASRGKVILPRPASPAAPIPAGAVLHTPGISPFVTPNSDFYRVDTALVIPKVDATTWRMKVHGKGVTRPLSLTFQDLLQRQLVERDITLTCVSNEVGGPYVGTARWIGVPLADLLKEAGVKPPSRGGSADQLVARSVDGMTIGTPVEDIMDGRAALLALGMNGEPLPFVHGFPVRMVVPGLYGYVSACKWIQDLELTTFDSYDSYWVKRSWARKAPIKTESRIDTPKPFARPKPGTVMIAGVAWAQHRGIDRVELRVDDGPWMQADLAAEDTKDTWRQWSLPWKATSGGHTLTVRATDRTGQTQTDRRTPTIPDGASGWHSVVVTVD from the coding sequence ATGAAAATTCTGAGCAGAGGGGTCCGCCTCCCGCTGGCGGCTGTGTCCGGTCTGCTCGCCGGGCTCGCTGCGCTGGCGGTCGCGGAGCTGGTGTCGGCCGCGGTGCGTCCCGAGGCCGGCCCGGTCATCGCAGTCGGGGGAGCAGCGATCGACCGGACACCGCCCGCGGTGAAGGACTGGGCGATCCAGCACTTCGGCACCAACGACAAGTTCGTCCTGCAACTGGGCATTCTCGTCGTACTCGGTCTGCTCGCCCTGGCGCTGGGTGTCGTGGCCCTGCGCTACCGCCGTGTCGGCGCCGCAGGCGTGCTTGCTTTCGGAGTGGTGGGCGCGCTCGCGGCCACCGGCCGGGCCGACTCCACCAGTGCGGCCGACGCCCTTCCCTCAGTGATCGGTGCCCTGGTGGCGGCTGCCCTGCTCTACTTCCTCATGGGCCGTCTCGCCTCATTGCCTGCTGCCTCGGCAGCAGTTGGTGACGGCATCGATGGCCGTGAGCCAGCCGGTTGGGACCGTCGGGGGTTTGTCATCGCGGCGAGTGCCGCTGCCGCCGCCTCGGCCGGGGCAGGGCTGCTGGGCCGCTCGCTGAACGGTTCCCGTGGCCAGGACGCTGTCGCCTCCCGCGGCAAGGTCATCCTGCCGCGTCCCGCATCACCGGCCGCTCCCATCCCTGCGGGAGCTGTGCTGCACACCCCCGGAATCAGCCCGTTCGTGACACCCAACAGTGACTTCTACCGGGTCGACACCGCTTTGGTGATCCCCAAAGTGGATGCCACGACGTGGCGCATGAAAGTCCATGGCAAAGGCGTCACCCGCCCCCTGTCCCTCACATTCCAGGATCTGTTGCAGCGTCAGCTCGTCGAGCGGGACATCACGTTGACCTGCGTCTCCAACGAGGTCGGCGGCCCGTACGTTGGCACCGCACGCTGGATCGGGGTTCCGCTTGCCGACCTGCTCAAAGAGGCCGGAGTGAAGCCGCCGTCACGAGGCGGCTCGGCGGACCAGCTGGTGGCTCGCTCGGTGGACGGCATGACGATCGGCACGCCGGTCGAGGACATCATGGACGGCCGTGCCGCGCTCCTCGCCCTCGGAATGAACGGCGAACCCCTCCCCTTCGTGCACGGTTTTCCCGTCCGCATGGTGGTACCGGGGCTCTACGGCTATGTCTCGGCGTGCAAATGGATCCAGGACCTGGAACTGACCACGTTCGACTCCTACGACTCGTACTGGGTCAAGCGCTCCTGGGCCCGTAAAGCGCCGATCAAGACCGAGTCGCGCATCGACACCCCGAAGCCGTTCGCCCGCCCCAAGCCCGGCACGGTCATGATCGCCGGAGTCGCGTGGGCCCAGCACCGCGGCATCGACCGGGTCGAGTTACGCGTGGACGACGGCCCGTGGATGCAGGCCGACCTCGCCGCCGAAGACACCAAGGACACCTGGCGCCAGTGGTCCCTGCCCTGGAAGGCAACCTCCGGCGGACACACCCTGACCGTCCGCGCCACTGACCGCACCGGTCAGACGCAGACCGACCGGCGCACACCCACCATCCCGGACGGCGCCAGCGGATGGCACTCGGTGGTGGTCACCGTGGACTGA
- a CDS encoding fasciclin domain-containing protein: MTATRKPRVAIWAAALTLPLSVALLAPAAHAADTATQPFGPACSSVPKQGAGSLAGMAKDPVATAASHNPALSTLVTALKKAGLVDTLNNAKNITVFAPDNAAFAKVPKATLDKVLANKAELTKILTYHVVGEKLAPKQLNNGSFTTLETGKLTTSGSGTTYKVNKTANVVCGNVSTANATVYIIDSLLMPPGMMTSK, translated from the coding sequence GTGACTGCCACTCGTAAGCCTCGCGTCGCCATCTGGGCAGCGGCGCTCACTCTTCCACTCTCCGTCGCGCTCCTGGCCCCGGCAGCCCACGCCGCGGACACGGCCACGCAGCCGTTCGGACCCGCGTGCTCGTCCGTACCCAAGCAGGGCGCGGGCAGCCTGGCCGGTATGGCCAAGGACCCGGTGGCAACGGCCGCCTCCCACAACCCCGCGCTCTCCACTTTGGTGACCGCGCTCAAGAAGGCGGGGCTCGTCGACACCCTGAACAACGCGAAGAACATCACCGTGTTCGCGCCGGACAACGCCGCGTTCGCTAAGGTCCCCAAGGCCACCCTGGACAAGGTCCTGGCCAATAAGGCAGAACTGACCAAAATCCTCACGTACCACGTGGTGGGTGAGAAGCTCGCTCCAAAGCAGTTGAACAACGGCTCGTTCACCACCCTGGAGACGGGCAAACTCACCACGTCCGGGTCGGGTACGACCTACAAGGTCAACAAGACCGCCAACGTGGTCTGCGGCAACGTGTCCACCGCGAACGCCACCGTCTACATCATCGACTCCCTGCTCATGCCCCCCGGGATGATGACGAGCAAGTAA
- a CDS encoding IS630 family transposase (programmed frameshift): MRYPQGGGLTAERQQFREELRLKAAERFAQGEASSVIAKDLRVSVRSVQRWRQLWDEGGPRALRSQGPASLPRLSEKQFAQLEAELAKGPAAHGWEDQRWTLSRVKTVIGRRFHLTYTVQGVRKLLVRNGWSCQVPARRAIERDDEAVRVGQGGVALRGRLAAARGAWLVFEDEAGFSMTPPQARTWSQRGRTPVVRVRGRSRRRISIAALTCYKPGHRSRLIYRPRRDDGRRDGRKSFSWRDYRDLLIAAHQQLGGPIVLVWDNLNVQKAAGLREFAEARDWLTIYYLPPYAPDLNPVEGIWSLLRRGWLSNVAFSTPEHLVQRIRRGLRHIQYRSELIDGCLAETGLSIRPT; this comes from the exons ATGCGGTATCCACAAGGGGGCGGGCTGACGGCCGAACGGCAGCAGTTTCGCGAGGAGTTACGGCTCAAGGCGGCCGAGAGGTTCGCGCAGGGCGAGGCGAGCTCGGTGATCGCCAAGGACCTGAGGGTCAGCGTCCGCTCGGTGCAGCGATGGCGACAGCTGTGGGACGAGGGCGGTCCGCGGGCTCTGCGGTCACAGGGGCCGGCTTCACTGCCGAGGCTGAGTGAGAAGCAGTTCGCCCAGTTGGAGGCGGAGCTGGCCAAGGGGCCGGCCGCGCACGGCTGGGAGGATCAACGCTGGACTCTGAGCCGTGTGAAGACGGTGATCGGCAGGCGCTTCCACCTGACCTACACCGTCCAGGGCGTGCGCAAGCTGCTGGTGCGCAACGGCTGGTCCTGCCAGGTGCCGGCCCGCCGGGCGATTGAGCGGGACGACGAGGCGGTG CGGGTGGGTCAAGGAGGTGTGGCCCTGCGCGGAAGACTCGCGGCGGCCCGTGGAGCCTGGCTCGTCTTCGAGGACGAGGCCGGTTTCTCCATGACGCCGCCGCAGGCCAGGACCTGGTCGCAGCGCGGCCGGACTCCGGTGGTGCGGGTGCGGGGCCGATCCCGCAGACGGATATCCATCGCGGCGCTGACCTGCTACAAACCCGGACACCGGTCCCGGCTGATCTACCGGCCGCGCCGGGACGACGGCCGACGCGACGGACGCAAGAGCTTCTCCTGGCGCGACTACCGCGACCTGCTCATCGCAGCCCACCAGCAGCTCGGCGGCCCGATCGTGCTCGTCTGGGACAACCTCAACGTCCAAAAGGCCGCCGGACTGCGGGAGTTCGCCGAAGCCCGGGACTGGCTGACCATCTACTACCTGCCGCCCTACGCGCCCGATCTCAACCCTGTCGAAGGGATCTGGTCCCTTCTGCGGCGCGGCTGGCTCTCCAACGTCGCCTTCAGCACCCCCGAACACCTCGTCCAGCGCATCCGACGCGGCTTACGGCACATCCAGTACCGCAGCGAGCTCATCGACGGCTGCCTCGCCGAGACCGGCCTGAGCATCAGACCCACCTGA
- a CDS encoding fasciclin domain-containing protein, producing MNALHFRRTAIAVSAAAVLPFALSACGGDSSKKDSASSSEVATPPSASQSSAAGDSSMTDKPFGSACASVPKDGAGSFDGMAKDPVATAASHNPALSTLVAAVKKAGLVDTLNNAQNITVFAPTNDAFAKIPKADLDKVLNDKATLTKILTYHVVGQKLTPQQLENGSFDTLEKGKVTTSGSGTAYKVNDSANVVCGNVPTANATVYIIDSVLMPK from the coding sequence ATGAACGCCCTCCATTTCCGCCGCACCGCGATTGCCGTCTCCGCCGCCGCCGTCCTGCCCTTCGCGCTCAGCGCCTGTGGCGGCGACAGCAGCAAGAAGGACAGCGCCTCCTCGTCGGAGGTCGCCACCCCGCCGTCGGCCTCGCAGTCCTCCGCCGCGGGCGACTCGTCGATGACGGACAAGCCGTTCGGCTCGGCGTGCGCCTCTGTGCCCAAGGACGGTGCGGGTTCGTTCGACGGCATGGCCAAGGACCCGGTCGCCACCGCCGCCTCCCACAACCCGGCACTGTCCACCCTGGTCGCCGCGGTCAAGAAGGCAGGCCTGGTCGACACCCTCAACAACGCCCAGAACATCACCGTGTTCGCCCCCACCAACGACGCCTTCGCGAAGATCCCGAAGGCCGATCTGGACAAGGTCCTCAACGACAAGGCCACCCTCACCAAGATCCTCACCTACCACGTGGTCGGCCAGAAGCTCACCCCCCAGCAGCTGGAGAACGGCTCCTTCGACACCCTGGAGAAGGGGAAGGTCACCACGTCGGGCTCGGGCACCGCGTACAAGGTCAACGACAGCGCCAACGTCGTCTGCGGCAACGTGCCGACCGCCAACGCCACCGTCTACATCATCGACTCCGTCCTCATGCCCAAGTAG
- a CDS encoding peroxiredoxin: protein MASVPAPGQPPPDFALPGGILTEGSFVRGEYWLRAERNRPLVLAFYPGDDTPVCTRQLCSYSSGLEAFAQCGADVWAISPQSLDSHETFARKHQLAMPLLADTERVVARSYGITAPGIGLRRSVFLIAPDGTLSWKHVTLLGATFPSVDTLTQQLSLLQEER from the coding sequence ATGGCATCAGTTCCCGCCCCGGGACAGCCGCCGCCGGACTTCGCCCTCCCCGGAGGCATCCTCACGGAGGGCTCCTTCGTGCGGGGTGAGTACTGGTTGCGCGCGGAACGCAACCGCCCCCTGGTTCTCGCCTTCTACCCTGGCGACGACACCCCGGTGTGCACCCGGCAGCTCTGTTCCTACTCCAGCGGGCTGGAAGCATTCGCCCAATGCGGCGCGGACGTCTGGGCCATCAGCCCACAGTCGCTGGACAGCCACGAGACCTTCGCCCGTAAACACCAGCTCGCCATGCCGCTACTAGCCGATACCGAACGCGTGGTGGCCCGCTCCTACGGCATCACCGCCCCAGGAATCGGACTGCGCCGGTCCGTCTTCCTCATCGCCCCTGACGGCACTCTGTCCTGGAAACATGTCACCCTGCTCGGCGCCACCTTCCCGAGCGTCGACACCCTGACCCAGCAGCTCAGCCTGCTCCAAGAGGAACGCTGA
- a CDS encoding DUF4383 domain-containing protein: MATIRSTHLRLRRHVVLDEHLPVDHRLSRFYRVGAGAAALFLVTFGILGLIDQIGFFSTGANTVLGLNSNGALSAVSIAVGALLLAGAVRGGNTASTINMSTGIAFLLAGFVSLAVLDSRFNILAFHLQNVLFSFIVGIMLMTFGMYGRVSGTLPHDNPYWQARHPEEEGPRAAHCPVPTESAPKPRDVRSP; this comes from the coding sequence ATGGCTACGATCCGCAGTACGCATCTGAGACTTCGGCGGCACGTGGTGCTGGATGAGCACCTTCCCGTCGACCACCGCCTGAGCCGCTTCTACCGCGTCGGCGCCGGGGCCGCAGCCCTGTTCCTGGTCACGTTCGGCATCCTCGGGCTCATCGACCAGATCGGCTTCTTCAGTACGGGCGCCAACACGGTCTTGGGCCTGAACAGCAACGGCGCGCTCAGCGCCGTGTCCATCGCGGTCGGCGCCCTGCTGCTGGCCGGCGCGGTCCGGGGCGGCAACACAGCGTCCACCATCAACATGTCCACCGGGATTGCGTTCCTGCTCGCCGGGTTCGTAAGCCTCGCGGTTCTGGACAGCCGCTTCAACATCCTGGCATTCCACCTCCAGAATGTTCTGTTCAGCTTCATTGTCGGGATCATGCTGATGACCTTCGGCATGTACGGGCGCGTCAGCGGCACCCTCCCCCACGACAACCCCTACTGGCAGGCACGACACCCAGAAGAAGAGGGCCCGCGCGCCGCCCACTGTCCTGTGCCGACAGAGTCAGCGCCGAAGCCGCGCGACGTCCGTTCTCCCTGA
- a CDS encoding anti-sigma factor, protein MNTAELHTLTGAYALHALSDEEHATFERHLRACDACVQEVRELAATAGKLGLAVSVVPPLELKDAVLRRIAAVRQDPPQTPAPARTTGRRFRPGRWSRFALAACLAAAAGLGGIAVWQHQRADDAQQQARAAQQQSEQLAQVLAAPDAKATTGTLKDGATGTLVVAHSRNQAVFVASGLPHPPDGKVYQLWLNDAGTMRPAGLLTPSRTTEAVLLAGPVNRASGMGITVEPAGGSPAPTSGPLVLMSFATT, encoded by the coding sequence ATGAACACCGCCGAACTGCACACGCTCACTGGCGCGTACGCGCTGCATGCGCTGTCAGATGAGGAGCACGCGACATTCGAGCGGCATCTGAGAGCGTGTGATGCCTGTGTTCAGGAGGTGCGCGAACTCGCGGCCACCGCAGGCAAGCTGGGACTTGCTGTCTCGGTTGTCCCACCCCTCGAATTGAAGGATGCGGTACTGCGGCGGATCGCGGCGGTCCGTCAGGACCCCCCGCAGACGCCGGCCCCGGCAAGGACGACGGGCCGCCGGTTCCGCCCGGGACGCTGGTCGCGCTTCGCGCTGGCCGCGTGCCTGGCAGCAGCGGCCGGCCTGGGCGGCATCGCGGTCTGGCAGCACCAGCGGGCCGACGACGCGCAGCAGCAGGCACGTGCGGCGCAACAACAGTCCGAGCAGCTGGCACAGGTCCTCGCAGCCCCGGATGCGAAGGCCACCACCGGCACGTTGAAGGACGGCGCGACCGGCACACTCGTGGTCGCCCACAGCAGGAACCAGGCCGTGTTCGTCGCCTCCGGGCTGCCCCACCCGCCGGACGGCAAGGTCTACCAACTCTGGCTCAACGATGCGGGCACCATGCGCCCGGCGGGTCTGCTGACTCCGTCCCGGACCACTGAAGCAGTCCTGCTAGCGGGTCCGGTCAACCGGGCGTCGGGGATGGGCATCACCGTGGAACCCGCCGGCGGCTCACCTGCGCCGACGTCCGGCCCGCTCGTGCTGATGAGCTTCGCCACCACCTGA
- a CDS encoding molybdopterin-dependent oxidoreductase has protein sequence MLAMPKSWSAWIRIALAALSGLLAGYAALAVAELVSAAVRPQASPVVAVGGAAIDRTPPPVKDWAIRHFGTNDKLILQLGILAVLAVLAMLLGVIALRYRRIGAAGVLLFGIVGALAATSRPDSNGAGDALPSVVGAVVAAGLLYWLIGRLRTHRSGQGPVAAPTAGEPRAASTGDSANAEASGSPAAPMAADGWDRRGFVVAATVAAAASTGAGWLGRSLNGSSGQSAVASRSKVILPQPASPAAPVPKGAELRIPGVSPFFTPNGDFYRVDTALVVPKVDATTWRLTIHGKGVTRPRTITFDDLIKGRAGELIERDITLACVSNEVGGPYVGNARWIGVRLADLLREAGVQPPSKGGPADQLVARSVDGMTIGSPVEDVMDGRDAVLAVGMNGQPLPFEHGFPVRMLVPGLFGYVSACKWIEDIELTTFDAYDSYWVKRSWARRGPIKTESRIDTPKPFARPAQGTVMVAGVAWAQHRGIDRVEVRVDDGPWQQADLAAQDTTDTWRQWSFPWKATTSGSHTLTVRATDRTGTVQTEKRTPTIPDGASGWHSVVVTVQ, from the coding sequence ATGCTGGCTATGCCGAAGTCTTGGAGTGCCTGGATCCGTATCGCTCTGGCCGCGTTGAGTGGGTTGTTGGCCGGTTATGCGGCGTTGGCGGTCGCGGAGTTGGTGTCGGCTGCGGTACGCCCACAGGCGAGTCCGGTGGTGGCGGTGGGAGGTGCGGCGATCGACCGGACGCCTCCGCCGGTCAAGGACTGGGCGATCCGCCATTTCGGGACGAACGACAAACTGATCCTTCAGCTGGGCATTCTTGCCGTGCTGGCGGTACTCGCGATGCTGCTCGGGGTCATCGCGCTGCGCTATCGGCGGATCGGCGCTGCCGGGGTGCTGCTCTTCGGGATCGTCGGGGCGCTCGCTGCGACAAGCCGCCCGGACTCCAACGGGGCGGGGGACGCCCTGCCGTCAGTCGTCGGAGCGGTGGTCGCTGCCGGGCTGCTGTACTGGCTGATCGGCCGCCTGCGAACGCACCGCTCCGGCCAGGGCCCCGTTGCCGCTCCCACTGCCGGCGAGCCCCGCGCCGCCTCAACGGGCGACAGCGCCAATGCGGAGGCGTCCGGCTCTCCGGCCGCGCCCATGGCGGCCGATGGCTGGGACCGGCGAGGTTTCGTCGTGGCCGCCACCGTGGCCGCGGCGGCGTCGACAGGAGCGGGCTGGCTTGGCCGGTCGCTCAACGGCTCCAGTGGCCAGAGCGCGGTCGCATCCCGTTCGAAGGTGATCTTGCCCCAGCCTGCTTCTCCCGCTGCCCCTGTGCCCAAGGGGGCAGAGCTGCGGATCCCGGGGGTCAGCCCGTTCTTCACCCCGAACGGGGATTTCTACCGGGTCGACACCGCGCTGGTCGTCCCGAAGGTGGATGCGACCACCTGGCGTCTGACGATCCACGGGAAGGGCGTGACGCGGCCGCGCACGATCACCTTCGACGACCTGATCAAGGGCCGTGCCGGGGAACTGATCGAGCGGGACATCACATTGGCCTGCGTCTCGAACGAGGTCGGCGGCCCCTACGTCGGCAACGCCCGCTGGATCGGTGTGCGGCTCGCCGATCTTCTTCGGGAGGCGGGGGTTCAGCCGCCGTCGAAGGGCGGACCGGCCGATCAGCTGGTGGCCAGGTCGGTGGACGGGATGACGATCGGCAGCCCGGTCGAGGACGTCATGGACGGACGGGACGCGGTGCTCGCGGTCGGTATGAACGGGCAGCCGCTGCCCTTTGAGCACGGCTTCCCTGTCCGCATGCTCGTTCCCGGCCTGTTCGGTTACGTATCGGCGTGCAAGTGGATCGAGGACATTGAGCTGACAACCTTCGATGCCTACGACTCGTACTGGGTGAAGCGCAGTTGGGCGCGTCGGGGGCCGATCAAAACGGAATCGAGGATCGACACTCCCAAGCCGTTCGCCCGCCCGGCGCAGGGGACGGTGATGGTCGCCGGTGTCGCCTGGGCGCAGCACCGCGGCATCGACCGGGTCGAAGTCCGCGTCGACGACGGACCGTGGCAACAGGCGGACCTGGCCGCACAGGACACCACCGACACGTGGCGCCAGTGGTCCTTTCCCTGGAAAGCCACCACCTCCGGCAGCCACACCCTCACCGTCCGCGCCACCGACCGCACCGGCACCGTCCAGACGGAGAAACGCACCCCTACCATTCCCGACGGCGCGAGCGGCTGGCACTCCGTCGTCGTCACCGTCCAATAG
- a CDS encoding sortase domain-containing protein, translating to MPRAEPAEIVIPTIGLRTRVDKVTRATDGSVSLPADPDHAGCYTGSVTPGENGNAITVGHVDSHSGPAAFYDLGALRKGSRIIVTRHDGSTAHFNVTGLDVWAKDAFPSERVYGLTTTPVLTLITCTGWDSTHQTYRSNLVVTADSRRHRRSEAGLSPRPHERRLDTPSAALRLFSTPEPEKSGDCSCPQLVSVSCRWSGPWLREWQQGIPR from the coding sequence CTGCCCCGCGCGGAACCCGCTGAGATCGTCATCCCAACGATCGGCCTGCGCACACGCGTCGACAAAGTCACCAGGGCGACCGACGGCTCCGTCTCCCTGCCAGCAGACCCGGACCACGCCGGCTGTTACACCGGATCCGTCACGCCCGGCGAGAACGGCAACGCCATCACCGTCGGCCATGTGGACTCCCACTCCGGGCCCGCCGCCTTCTACGACCTTGGAGCCCTGCGCAAGGGGTCCCGCATCATCGTCACCCGACACGACGGAAGCACTGCCCATTTCAACGTCACCGGCCTGGACGTGTGGGCCAAGGATGCCTTCCCATCCGAACGCGTCTACGGCCTGACGACCACTCCGGTCCTGACCCTGATCACATGCACCGGCTGGGACAGCACGCACCAGACCTACCGCTCCAACCTCGTCGTCACCGCAGACTCACGCCGCCACCGAAGAAGCGAAGCGGGGCTTTCCCCTCGTCCACACGAACGGCGCCTCGACACCCCGTCCGCAGCACTGCGCCTCTTCTCTACCCCGGAACCTGAGAAATCTGGAGATTGCTCTTGTCCGCAGTTGGTATCCGTGTCCTGCCGGTGGTCAGGGCCGTGGCTGCGAGAGTGGCAGCAAGGAATTCCGAGGTGA